A genomic stretch from Deinococcus radiotolerans includes:
- the gnd gene encoding phosphogluconate dehydrogenase (NAD(+)-dependent, decarboxylating), with product MRREGGGAALDVPRGCGRIVQHVEAGGRKRFHAGRTTMKLGMIGLGKMGGNMVLRLTQGGIEVTGYDRSEDSVAQIERQGARGARSMDDLIAALGEPGSRAVWVMVPAGKITQSVIDDLATRLAPGDIIIDGGNSNYKDSIRRAEELGAKGIHFVDVGTSGGVWGLKEGYAMMIGGAEEAVERLRPAFEALAPAADRGWGRMGPAGSGHYVKMVHNGIEYGMMQAYAEGFELMKAHQDFNLDMAQIAELWRHGSVVRSWLLDLTAEALQNKAEFEKLSDYVADSGEGRWTIIDSIELGVPTPVITLATQMRFRSQQEVSYAGQMLSAMRRAFGGHAVKTIESPRQEGLVPEVAPGDHPKVAAPENIGQTASAGEGSAAEQLGETGQQRVKGDA from the coding sequence ATGCGGCGTGAAGGCGGGGGGGCTGCCCTGGACGTCCCGCGCGGGTGCGGACGTATAGTGCAGCACGTTGAGGCTGGGGGCCGGAAGCGCTTCCATGCCGGGAGGACAACCATGAAACTAGGCATGATCGGACTGGGCAAGATGGGCGGCAACATGGTCCTGCGCCTTACCCAGGGGGGCATTGAGGTCACCGGCTACGACCGCAGCGAGGACAGCGTCGCGCAGATCGAACGGCAGGGCGCCCGCGGTGCCCGCAGCATGGACGACCTGATCGCCGCACTCGGCGAGCCGGGGAGCCGCGCCGTGTGGGTCATGGTCCCCGCCGGGAAGATCACGCAGAGCGTCATCGACGACCTCGCCACGCGCCTCGCGCCCGGCGACATCATCATCGACGGCGGCAACAGCAACTACAAGGACAGCATCCGGCGCGCCGAGGAACTCGGGGCCAAAGGGATTCACTTCGTGGACGTCGGCACGTCCGGCGGCGTGTGGGGCCTCAAGGAAGGCTACGCCATGATGATCGGCGGCGCCGAGGAAGCCGTCGAGCGCCTGCGTCCCGCCTTCGAGGCGCTCGCGCCCGCCGCCGACCGCGGCTGGGGCCGCATGGGCCCGGCAGGCAGCGGGCACTACGTGAAGATGGTCCACAACGGCATCGAGTACGGCATGATGCAGGCCTACGCCGAGGGCTTCGAGCTGATGAAGGCGCATCAGGACTTCAACCTCGACATGGCGCAGATTGCCGAACTGTGGCGGCACGGCAGCGTCGTGCGTTCCTGGCTGCTCGACCTGACCGCCGAGGCGCTGCAGAACAAGGCCGAGTTCGAGAAGCTCTCGGACTACGTGGCGGACAGTGGCGAGGGCCGCTGGACGATCATCGACTCCATAGAACTGGGCGTGCCGACCCCCGTGATCACCCTGGCGACGCAGATGCGCTTCCGCAGCCAGCAGGAGGTCAGCTACGCCGGGCAGATGCTCTCGGCGATGCGCCGCGCGTTCGGCGGGCACGCCGTGAAGACCATCGAATCCCCCCGCCAGGAGGGCCTGGTGCCCGAGGTGGCGCCCGGCGATCACCCCAAGGTGGCCGCGCCGGAGAACATCGGCCAGACGGCCAGCGCGGGCGAGGGGAGCGCCGCCGAACAGCTGGGCGAGACTGGCCAGCAGCGCGTGAAGGGTGACGCATGA
- the mqnC gene encoding cyclic dehypoxanthinyl futalosine synthase — MTAPAPTPAAGDLLPRAARGERLHHAEIEALYHQPLPDVAAVAHHLRLQRRDPDTVTFLIDRNINYTNICNVGCNFCAFYRTRRQKDSYTLDYEQISHKIRELEAVGGTRILLQGGVNPDLGLDYYTGLLRHVKAHHPTIRIDAFSPEEVLFMEKTFGLSLDALLDTLIDAGLDGLPGAGGEILEDDVRAKAAPARIRSEDWFRIIDAAQRKGLYTIATMVIGFGETYAQRASHLLKIREQQDKANRDYDGNGFSGFAMWTLQTEHTRLHGKAPGATAHEYLQQLAIARIALDNIPNIQASWPAQGFKVGQAALYYGANDLGSTMLEENVVSAAAGHDRHQATVRELIRIAVDAGFTPAIRNSRFQIIDWPDAQAILNRAPENPEGDRAVGSAG; from the coding sequence ATGACCGCACCCGCCCCCACCCCCGCAGCGGGCGACCTGCTGCCCCGCGCCGCGCGCGGCGAGCGCCTCCACCACGCCGAGATCGAGGCTCTGTACCACCAGCCTCTCCCGGACGTCGCCGCCGTCGCCCACCACCTGCGCCTCCAACGGCGCGACCCCGACACCGTCACGTTCCTGATCGACCGGAACATCAACTACACCAACATCTGCAACGTCGGCTGCAACTTCTGCGCCTTCTATCGCACCCGCCGCCAGAAGGACAGCTACACCCTCGACTACGAGCAGATCAGCCACAAGATCCGCGAACTCGAAGCCGTGGGCGGCACCCGCATCCTCCTCCAGGGCGGCGTGAACCCCGACCTGGGCCTGGACTACTACACAGGCCTGCTGCGCCACGTCAAGGCGCACCACCCCACCATCCGCATCGACGCCTTCAGCCCCGAAGAAGTCCTGTTCATGGAGAAAACCTTCGGCCTGAGTCTCGACGCGCTCCTCGACACGCTGATCGACGCGGGCCTCGACGGCCTGCCCGGCGCTGGCGGCGAGATCCTCGAAGACGACGTGCGCGCCAAGGCCGCCCCCGCCCGCATCCGCAGCGAGGACTGGTTCCGCATCATCGACGCCGCCCAGCGCAAGGGCCTGTACACTATTGCCACCATGGTCATCGGCTTCGGCGAAACCTACGCCCAGCGCGCCAGCCACCTCCTGAAAATCCGCGAGCAGCAGGACAAAGCCAACCGCGACTACGACGGCAACGGCTTCTCCGGCTTCGCCATGTGGACCCTCCAGACCGAACACACCCGCCTGCACGGTAAGGCCCCCGGCGCCACCGCGCACGAGTACCTCCAGCAGCTCGCCATCGCCCGCATCGCGCTGGACAACATCCCCAACATCCAGGCGTCCTGGCCCGCGCAGGGCTTCAAAGTCGGACAGGCCGCGCTGTACTACGGCGCGAACGATCTCGGGTCAACCATGCTCGAGGAGAACGTCGTCTCCGCCGCCGCCGGCCACGACCGCCACCAGGCAACCGTACGCGAACTGATCCGCATCGCCGTGGACGCCGGCTTCACCCCCGCCATCCGCAACAGCCGCTTCCAGATCATCGACTGGCCCGACGCGCAGGCCATCCTGAACCGCGCCCCGGAGAACCCCGAAGGCGACCGCGCCGTCGGCTCAGCAGGCTGA